In Arvicola amphibius chromosome 1, mArvAmp1.2, whole genome shotgun sequence, one DNA window encodes the following:
- the LOC119821698 gene encoding olfactory receptor 10A5: MATGNWSQITEFVLMSFSSLPTEIQILIFLAFLAIYLITLLGNSLIILVTLADPILQIPMYFFLRNLSFLELGFNLVIVPKMLGTLIAQDTSISFLGCATQMYFFFFFGVAECFLLATMAYDRYVAICSPLHYPVIMNQGTRAKLAAASWFPGFPVATVQTTWLFSFPFCANNKVNHFFCDSPPVLRLVCADTAWFEVYAIVGTILVVMIPCLLILCSYTRIAASILKIPSAKGKHKAFSTCSSHLLVVSLFYVSLSLTYFRPKSNNSPESKKLLSLSYTVVTPMLNPIIYSLRNNEVKNALSRTFHKALGLRSHIT; this comes from the coding sequence ATGGCTACAGGAAACTGGTCACAAATAACTGAATTCGTTCTCATGAGCTTCTCTTCCCTGCCTACTGAAATACAGATCTTGATTTTCCTAGCATTTTTAGCCATCTACCTAATCACTCTGCTGGGAAACAGCCTCATTATTCTGGTGACACTGGCTGATCCTATACTGCAAATCccaatgtacttcttcctcagaaACTTGTCCTTCTTAGAGCTTGGCTTCAACCTGGTCATTGTGCCCAAAATGTTGGGAACCCTCATTGCCCAGGACACAAGCATCTCCTTCCTTGGCTGTGCCACTCAgatgtatttcttcttcttctttggagTGGCCGAATGCTTCCTCCTGGCcaccatggcctatgaccgctatgtagCCATCTGCAGTCCCTTGCATTACCCAGTCATTATGAACCAAGGGACACGGGCCAAACTGGCTGCTGCCTCCTGGTTTCCAGGATTCCCTGTAGCCACTGTGCAGACCACATGGCtcttcagttttcctttctgtgcCAACAACAAGGTGAACCACTTCTTCTGTGACAGCCCACCTGTGCTGAGGCTGGTCTGTGCAGACACAGCATGGTTTGAGGTCTATGCCATTGTAGGCACCATTCTCGTCGTCATGATACCCTGCCTGCTGATCCTGTGTTCCTACACTCGCATTGCTGCTTCCATCCTCAAGATTCCATCAGCTAAAGGGAAGCACAAAGCCTTCTCTACCTGCTCCTCACATCTGCTCGTTGTCTCTCTTTTCTATGTGTCTTTAAGCCTCACTTACTTTAGGCCCAAATCAAATAATTCCCCTGAAAGCAAGAAGTTGCTGTCATTGTCCTACACTGTTGTGACTCCCATGTTGAACCCCATCATCTATAGCCTGAGGAATAATGAGGTGAAGAATGCTCTCAGCCGGACCTTCCACAAGGCCCTGGGTCTCAGAAGCCACATCACATGA